A genomic region of Streptosporangium lutulentum contains the following coding sequences:
- a CDS encoding carbohydrate kinase family protein, producing the protein MTVVTLGVHIVDVLARPVESIPEGQDTHLLEQIRITAAGAAAGTAVDLAALGVPVVSMGAAGGDELGDFLVMVMGRRGVDVTGIVRKDGEQTSASILPIRPDGGRPSFHVPGANLSLSLADLDRERVLGAKVVHLGGMDVTWGLYDPGFFALLDEARAGGTIVTMDLLSNMPDLMQGARSFLPHIDYLLPNEEQALLMSGAAGVEEAATALLAEGPRAVLVTLGGEGSLVARRGEGVTRVPALDVPVVDTTGCGDAYCAGFIAGLIDGREVVGAARLGTAVAARVAGGLGSDAGLDGVRELRDKD; encoded by the coding sequence ATGACCGTCGTCACCCTCGGCGTGCACATCGTGGACGTGCTCGCCAGGCCCGTGGAGTCGATCCCGGAGGGGCAGGACACCCACCTGCTGGAGCAGATCCGCATCACCGCGGCGGGCGCCGCGGCCGGGACGGCCGTCGACCTGGCCGCGCTGGGCGTCCCCGTCGTCTCGATGGGAGCGGCGGGCGGCGACGAGCTCGGGGACTTCCTCGTCATGGTCATGGGGCGGCGCGGGGTGGACGTGACCGGGATCGTCCGCAAGGACGGCGAGCAGACCTCGGCCTCGATCCTGCCCATCCGGCCCGACGGCGGGCGCCCGTCCTTCCACGTCCCCGGCGCCAACCTGAGCCTGTCCCTCGCCGACCTGGACCGCGAGCGCGTTCTCGGCGCGAAGGTCGTGCATCTGGGCGGCATGGACGTGACCTGGGGTCTGTACGACCCCGGGTTCTTCGCGCTGCTGGACGAGGCGCGGGCGGGGGGCACGATCGTCACGATGGACCTGCTGTCCAACATGCCGGATCTGATGCAGGGGGCACGGAGTTTCCTCCCGCACATCGACTACCTCCTGCCCAACGAGGAGCAGGCGCTCCTGATGAGCGGCGCGGCCGGTGTGGAGGAGGCGGCGACCGCCCTGCTGGCCGAGGGACCGCGGGCCGTGCTGGTCACGCTGGGCGGTGAGGGAAGCCTCGTCGCCCGGCGCGGGGAGGGCGTCACCCGCGTCCCCGCGCTCGACGTTCCGGTCGTGGACACCACCGGCTGCGGCGACGCCTACTGCGCCGGGTTCATCGCCGGTCTGATCGACGGCCGGGAGGTCGTCGGCGCCGCCCGGCTCGGCACCGCGGTGGCCGCCCGCGTCGCGGGCGGCCTCGGCTCGGACGCCGGCCTGGACGGCGTGCGGGAACTGCGGGACAAGGACTGA